The Theileria orientalis strain Shintoku DNA, chromosome 2, complete genome genome has a window encoding:
- a CDS encoding small nuclear ribonucleoprotein produces MSTKTKQESSSMEVDNRDSPSGPLSILEECVRENCQVLINCRNNRKILARVKAFDRHFNMILTDVREMWTVKSKGNKKKMETKDRFITRLFLRGDSVIVVLKNPK; encoded by the exons ATGTCCACAA AAACTAAACAAGAATCATCATCAATGGAAGTAGATAACAGGGATAGCCCATCAGGACCATTGTCAATACTGGAGGAATGTGTTAGAGAAAACTGTCAAGTTTTAATCAATTGCAGAAATAATCGCAAAATTTTAGCAAGG GTTAAAGCGTTTGATAGACATTTCAATATGATTTTGACGGATGTACGAGAGATGTGGACAGTTAAATCGAAGGGGaataagaagaaaatggAAACGAAAGATAGGTTTATCACGAGACTGTTCCTGAGAGGAGATTCAGTGAtagttgttttaaaaaacccaaaataa
- a CDS encoding uncharacterized protein (WD40 repeat-like domain containing protein), with protein MTQCYHKSDHYVNCLNFHPEGDLLACGSINGDIEIFKLDALKNELVKEWSNSSTHSNSVRISTFSSNGSEIMSASADRTVAVTDVDLNKVKWVGKGHKDPVNSACYINDNIIITGDDEGEIRIWDNRIKSKAVSIIKEFEDCITDLLVKDNEFLVTSGDQIGCFDAKKYKMKAISDNTEHEFLTMSLVKEGKKVLCGSATGSICLFSYGYWGDFNDIIPVNKDTVNKIVKLNEDVVCTCGDDGEVYVVEVLPNRVIGKLRDFKGSNDVKSTDSIAINSTQTLLAFLVNFEYIHLMDTSEVEKLLGNEEVNFFDAI; from the exons ATGACACAATGCTATCATAAAAGCGACCATTACGTCAACTGCCTTAACTTTCACCCGGAGGGGGACCTACTGGCTTGCGGATCAATCAACGGAGATATTGAAAT atttaaattggATGCGTTGAAGAATGAATTGGTGAAAGAATGGAGTAACTCTAGTACACATTCCAACTCGGTTAGAATCTCGACCTTTTCAAGCAACGGATCAG AAATAATGTCGGCGTCAGCCGATAGGACTGTCGCAGTGACCGACGTTGATTTAAACAAGGTAAAATGGGTCGGAAAAGGACACAA AGACCCTGTTAACTCAGCGTGTTACATAAATGacaatataataatcaCCGGAGACGACGAGGGAGAAATAAGA ATTTGGGACAATAGAATAAAGAGTAAGGCAGTGTCGATAATAAAGGAGTTTGAAGATTGTATAACAG ACTTGTTAGTAAAGGATAACGAGTTTCTAGTGACGTC CGGAGATCAAATCGGATGCTTCGACGCCAAgaagtataaaatgaagGCGATTTCAGACAATACAGAACACGAGTTTCTGACAATGTCACTGGTGAAG GAAGGTAAAAAGGTGCTCTGTGGTAGCGCCACTGGCTCAATATGTCTTTTTTCATACGGCTATTGGGGCGATTTCAACGATATTATCCCGGTGAACAAGGATACGGTGAACAAAATT GTTAAACTTAATGAGGATGTGGTGTGCACTTGTGGCGATGACGGCGAGGTTTACGTGGTGGAAGTGCTCCCAAACAGAGTAATAG GCAAGTTGAGGGACTTCAAGGGCTCGAATGACGTTAAGTCGACCGACTCCATTGCCATTAACAGCACTCAGACGCTACTAG CGTTTCTCGTGAACTTCGAGTACATTCACCTAATGGACACATCTGAGGTTGAAAAGTTGTTAGGGAACGAGGAAGTCAACTTCTTCGACGCTATTTAA
- a CDS encoding initiation factor 4E encodes MMAESTAVSVNGTKKYPFLTFNKNTEDHTKLSELFESTSINLEKPLSLKTKWVIWEQIVKMGDHNHNNVDYKEHTKPLVSFDSVQAFWNLWFNIPQPSELSTNKRLARECSDGSEHFVDAIMIFRDGIQPMWEDPLNKEGGHFDYRFRPSDVQQLTVDEYWNNIILGLVGSTIPLGEYINGVRLVDKLNSRFPVVRIEVWFKSLGQENDPTQLMKSIGTCMARKLVSISVFSSTTNKEIRRACSTK; translated from the exons ATGATGGCGGAATCTACGGCTGTTTCCGTTAATGGGACTAAGAAGTATCCCTTTTTGActtttaacaaaaatacTGAGGACCATACAAAGTTGTCTGAATTATTTGAATCG ACATCGATCAATTTGGAAAAGCCGCTATCTTTGAAGACAAAATGGGTTATATGGGAGCAGATAGTTAAGATGGGAGACCATAACCACAATAACGTGGACTATAAGGAGCACACGAAGCCCTTGGTTTCTTTCGATTCTGTCCAG GCCTTTTGGAACCTGTGGTTCAACATTCCGCAACCGAGTGAATTGTCAACGAACAAGAGACTAGCCCGTGAATGCTCCGATGGATCTGAGCACTTCGTTGACGCAATAATGATATTCAG AGATGGAATACAGCCAATGTGGGAAGATCCCCTGAACAAGGAAGGAGGCCACTTCGACTACAGATTCAGACCTTCGGACGTCCAGCAGTTGACAGTGGATGAGTACTGGAATAACATAATACTGGGACTCGTAGGATCGACAATACCACTGG GTGAATACATAAACGGAGTTAGACTTGTTGATAAGCTCAACTCGAGGTTCCCAGTCGTGAGAATTGAAGTGTGGTTCAAGTCGCTGGGACAGGAAAATGATCCCACACAGCTAATGAAGTCAATAGGAACGTGCATGGCCCGCAAATTGGTGAGTATAAGTGTCTTTAGTAGTACTACGAACAAGGAGATACGCAGAGCTTGTAGCacaaaatag
- a CDS encoding serine/threonine-protein kinase ripk4: MVARNGGNYRLVNSPMSLNLFLKMSALHNLSRANNCVLLEKLLDGFHKKNSKMAEKTAKTTKSRPRGPKVDSEEDEEGELQFGSNHVNSGLHNLNRRENMNNIFLKPRKTVEDLSLLETAEEQKDSIEDVADAKLEKAGFKLDSSFIDKRDSFDRTPLHLACYEGHAEAAKLLIKYGANVQSHAKNGMTCLHFASQKGHLEVIKLLHFAISNGHVECAIFLINKGARQKYNKKGELPLDMASDDVKSKLEEGLKDRFTRFENDVPKKRKVHKQTVKFYKRRKGQ, encoded by the exons ATGGTTGCTAGAAACGGCGGAAATTACAGACTGGTGAACTCCCCAATGTCTTTGAACCTCTTTT TAAAAATGAGCGCTTTACACAACTTATCTAGAGCAAACAACTGTGTTCTTCTAGAGAAGCTATTGGACGGCTTTCATAAAAAAAACAGCAAAATGGCCGAAAAAACAGCCAAAACTACCAAGAGTAGGCCTAGAGGGCCGAAGGTGGACTCtgaagaggatgaagaGGGGGAGCTGCAGTTCGGCTCGAACCACGTCAATTCCGGTCTACACAACTTAAACAGACGCGAAAACATGAATAATATCTTTCTGAAGCCCAGGAAAACTGTAGAAGACTTGAGTTTGCTGGAGACTGCTGAAGAACAGAAGGATTCTATCGAGGACGTCGCTGATGCAAAATTGGAGAAGGCCGGCTTCAAATTGGACTCTTCATTCATAGATAAGAGAGATTCGTTTGACAG GACTCCTCTTCACCTCGCCTGCTACGAAG GGCACGCAGAAGCCGCCAAACTGCTCATTAAGTACGGCGCAAATGTACAATCTCACGCAAAAAACGGAATGACGTGTTTACACTTCGCGTCACAGAAAGGTCACCTTGAAGTTATTAAATTG ttGCATTTTGCAATATCGAATGGACACGTGGAGTGTGCTATATTTCTCATaaataaag GAGCCAgacaaaaatacaataaaaaggGGGAGCTTCCTTTAGATATGGCATCAGATGATGTCAAAAGTAAACTGGAAGAAGGATTAAAGGACAGATTCACTCGGTTCGAAAACGACGTACCCAAAAAGAGAAAGGTGCACAAACAGACAGTCAAATTCTACAAAAGGCGCAAAGGCCAATAA